Proteins from a genomic interval of Danio rerio strain Tuebingen ecotype United States chromosome 4, GRCz12tu, whole genome shotgun sequence:
- the LOC101886291 gene encoding uncharacterized protein isoform X3, whose protein sequence is MRSREAYDKVFEKIWAASENPSSTEKCMDMSLGPLTALPENIVTLQTTAASPGITSVTSSLSSVPITEKTACEPTTLLNFFEPTKPWERYWHPLQEKLLDYVLDRNRPGSEIIVKEGQVCLIREEFWSLGLLRDMDSHIGNACMKLICEMARQIGKDIYIEDFYVVPVWKETPNNIVTGLPEDADLKNLLAFPAWTNANGPDRFVVCENCLPSGSLDMD, encoded by the exons aaAATCCatcctccacagagaaatgcatgGACATGTCACTTG GACCACTGACAGCACTGCCAGAAAATATTGTGACTTTACAAACGACCGCTGCATCACCAGGCATAACATCAGTCACATCTTCTCTGTCATcagtaccaattacagaaaaaacagCTTGTGAACCTACCACTCTTCTGAATTTTTTTGAACCAACTAAGCCTTGGGAGAGGTACTGGCATCCATTACAAGAGAAACTG cttgATTATGTGCTGGACCGAAATCGCCCTGGCAGTGAAATAATTGTGAAGGAGGGGCAAGTGTGCCTTATTCGAGAAGAATTTTGGAGCCTTGGATTGTTGAGGGACATGGACTCCCAT ATTGGAAACGCCTGCATGAAGCTTATTTGTGAAATGGCTCGACAAATT GGCAAGGACATATACATTGAGGACTTTTATGTTGTCCCTGTGTGGAAAGAAACTCCTAACAACATTGTTACTGGATTACCG GAAGATGCAGACTTGAAAAACCTGTTAGCCTTTCCAGCATGGACAAATGCCAATGGACCAGACCGCTTTGTTGTCTGT GAAAATTGCTTACCAAGTGGATCATTGGACATGGACTGA